In a genomic window of Allomeiothermus silvanus DSM 9946:
- a CDS encoding tetratricopeptide repeat protein, with amino-acid sequence MTLHVFWPFRLGLAILTVIGGFVWLEAAWTAYQADTALSQARALHRQGQADRALRVLQAAQRRVSGNAELALAAGDLYLVRYLLEGDGIEEVINQYSRASQLNPLEPFYSSSLGLALLLAGRFDWAEEALERALPGDPHNLEYLWWIGRAKEGQGDLKAAREFFRQALEVREDPRVRADFLRIGQILPTPRSGVGR; translated from the coding sequence ACCCTGCACGTATTTTGGCCGTTCCGGCTGGGTTTGGCGATCCTGACGGTGATCGGGGGATTTGTATGGCTCGAGGCCGCCTGGACGGCTTACCAGGCCGATACCGCCCTGAGCCAGGCTCGCGCCCTGCACCGCCAAGGGCAAGCCGATCGGGCCCTAAGGGTGCTTCAGGCGGCGCAGCGGCGTGTTTCGGGCAATGCCGAGCTGGCTCTTGCGGCTGGAGACCTTTACCTGGTGCGGTACTTGCTCGAGGGGGACGGCATAGAAGAGGTCATCAACCAATATTCTCGGGCCTCCCAGCTCAATCCGCTCGAGCCTTTTTACTCCTCCAGTCTGGGCCTGGCCCTCTTGCTGGCGGGGCGCTTCGACTGGGCCGAGGAAGCCCTGGAGCGGGCCTTGCCGGGCGATCCGCACAACCTCGAGTACCTGTGGTGGATAGGTCGGGCCAAAGAGGGGCAAGGCGACCTAAAGGCGGCGCGAGAGTTCTTCCGGCAAGCGCTCGAGGTGCGCGAAGACCCCCGGGTGCGGGCTGACTTCCTGCGGATCGGGCAGATACTCCCTACGCCGCGTAGCGGGGTGGGGCGATGA
- a CDS encoding O-antigen ligase family protein, whose amino-acid sequence MIRAAGLESAAWGVLIALVLFAGLSQGGFSGWGLFGLRVLVGAGLILWLGSVVMRGFIRWPPLPVALAALAYLLITVVGALSSPYPYGSAQALLNTAMFGAVFFLGYACRPSCRPVLLVGFGLGAGILGVYGLWQALSLGLTRVTGLYFNSNHYSGFLALAVPITLGLALSSRGLWRGLWAGLAGLLCVNLILTFSWGLLAVALALAGWLLAGFGRRGWAGVLRGGLLALSLVGLALLMLVSLSPQLAGNLGQRTVQLWGDWARVSLESRAGIARGSLELIKTHPWLGVGPGSFVYAWPRYRPPKIETVPQEILHKRINYAHNDYLQVASETGLLGLAAFLGFWIVVLGKGSRSLVGTGIKVGLIALLLHGLTDGNLTFIPANAVLAYLFAGLYVGETNDPD is encoded by the coding sequence ATGATCCGGGCTGCCGGGTTGGAATCCGCTGCCTGGGGCGTGCTGATCGCCCTCGTGCTCTTCGCCGGTCTGAGCCAGGGCGGGTTCTCGGGGTGGGGCTTGTTCGGTTTGCGGGTGTTGGTTGGGGCGGGGTTGATCCTGTGGTTAGGTTCGGTGGTGATGCGGGGCTTTATACGATGGCCACCGTTGCCGGTCGCCTTGGCTGCGCTGGCGTATCTGCTCATCACGGTGGTGGGGGCGCTCTCGAGCCCCTACCCCTATGGCAGCGCCCAAGCCCTGCTCAACACGGCGATGTTCGGGGCGGTTTTTTTTCTGGGCTATGCCTGTAGACCAAGCTGCAGACCGGTTTTGCTAGTGGGGTTCGGGCTGGGGGCGGGGATACTCGGGGTCTATGGGCTGTGGCAGGCTTTGAGCTTGGGCCTCACCCGGGTGACCGGGCTCTACTTCAATTCCAACCACTACAGCGGGTTTCTGGCCTTGGCTGTGCCGATCACCCTGGGACTGGCCCTCTCGAGCCGGGGTTTGTGGCGTGGGCTGTGGGCGGGTTTAGCGGGGTTATTGTGCGTCAACCTGATCCTGACCTTCTCCTGGGGCTTGCTGGCGGTGGCGCTGGCCTTGGCGGGGTGGCTGCTGGCGGGGTTCGGGCGAAGGGGGTGGGCCGGGGTGTTGCGCGGTGGGCTGCTGGCGCTGAGCCTGGTCGGGCTGGCCCTGCTGATGTTGGTGAGCCTGAGCCCCCAATTGGCCGGCAATCTAGGCCAGCGCACGGTACAGCTTTGGGGGGACTGGGCCCGGGTGAGCCTCGAGAGCCGGGCCGGAATTGCTCGAGGGAGTCTCGAGCTAATCAAGACCCACCCCTGGCTGGGGGTGGGGCCGGGCAGCTTCGTCTACGCTTGGCCGCGCTACCGCCCGCCCAAGATCGAGACCGTGCCCCAGGAGATCCTGCACAAACGCATCAACTACGCCCACAATGACTACCTCCAGGTTGCCAGCGAGACCGGGCTGCTGGGCCTGGCTGCGTTTTTAGGGTTTTGGATCGTGGTGCTGGGGAAGGGCTCGCGCTCGCTCGTTGGCACCGGCATCAAAGTGGGGTTGATCGCGCTGTTGCTCCACGGCCTGACCGATGGGAACCTGACCTTTATTCCGGCCAATGCCGTATTGGCGTACCTGTTTGCCGGGCTTTATGTGGGGGAAACCAATGATCCTGATTGA
- a CDS encoding glycosyltransferase family 4 protein, protein MILIDATPLQSEHRLRGVGAYVRHLVQHLEAKGHTPFYFASTVGLEHVQGLLPPERTLTVYRPHTPAQVYWAYNELAMRWAILRLRPRVFFCPDFNGLLSNPFGESVPMLHDLIPLKMREEGEGLGIRLSRLRWGVYFAKVRRARHIIARSEWVKKDAIELLGIAPERITVVAQGLDRERFVPSTGQGPYAAEPPYFLHVGGSGTNKNMRRVLEAFARVAPTHPQTRLYFVGPWAPAEREWLEAEKTRLGLAERVRHLGFIPDADLPSLYGNAAAVVFPSLEEGYGLPVLEGMASGAPVITSNVSSLPEVAGDAALLVNPLEVEAIAAAMRRILEEPGLVQALRQKGRIQASQFSWEALADQVWETLNRIAQT, encoded by the coding sequence ATGATCCTGATTGACGCTACGCCGCTACAGTCCGAACATCGCCTGCGTGGGGTGGGGGCCTACGTCCGCCACCTGGTTCAGCACCTGGAAGCTAAAGGTCACACACCTTTTTACTTTGCCTCGACGGTGGGGCTCGAGCACGTCCAGGGCCTCCTCCCCCCCGAGCGCACCCTTACCGTCTACCGCCCCCACACCCCGGCCCAGGTCTACTGGGCCTACAACGAGTTGGCCATGCGCTGGGCCATCCTGCGCCTGCGGCCACGGGTATTTTTCTGCCCGGATTTCAACGGGCTCCTCAGCAACCCCTTTGGCGAATCGGTACCGATGCTGCACGACCTGATCCCCCTCAAAATGCGGGAGGAAGGGGAGGGGCTAGGGATCCGACTCTCCCGGCTGCGCTGGGGGGTTTACTTCGCCAAGGTGCGGCGGGCACGGCACATCATCGCCCGCAGCGAATGGGTCAAGAAAGATGCGATAGAGTTGCTGGGCATCGCCCCCGAGCGGATCACGGTGGTGGCCCAGGGCTTGGATCGGGAACGCTTCGTGCCGAGTACCGGGCAGGGCCCCTATGCTGCGGAGCCCCCGTACTTCTTGCACGTGGGAGGCTCGGGGACCAACAAGAACATGCGGCGGGTGCTGGAGGCGTTTGCCCGGGTAGCCCCCACCCATCCCCAGACCCGGCTGTACTTTGTGGGGCCATGGGCTCCTGCCGAGCGGGAGTGGCTGGAGGCCGAGAAAACCCGGCTGGGGCTTGCCGAGCGGGTGCGTCACCTGGGGTTCATCCCCGACGCCGATCTGCCGAGCCTGTACGGCAACGCGGCGGCGGTGGTGTTCCCCTCGCTCGAGGAGGGCTACGGTCTGCCGGTGCTCGAGGGGATGGCCTCGGGGGCTCCGGTCATCACCTCGAATGTTTCCTCGCTGCCGGAGGTGGCCGGGGACGCAGCCTTGCTGGTCAACCCGCTGGAGGTGGAGGCCATCGCGGCAGCTATGCGGCGGATTCTCGAGGAGCCGGGACTAGTCCAGGCGTTACGGCAGAAGGGCCGGATCCAGGCTAGCCAGTTCTCCTGGGAGGCCCTGGCGGATCAGGTTTGGGAGACCTTGAACCGGATTGCCCAGACCTAA
- a CDS encoding GHMP kinase, whose protein sequence is MQMIIRARAPLRISFGGGGTDVPPYCDERGGVVLSATINRYALASLVPGGDRFSVRSIDYDQSIEYGIHDSFVFDGQLDLAKGVLEYFRRTQGLKDGFEVALHNDAPPGSGLGSSSAITVALIGAIAEHLRLSLDKYQIADLAYRIERQDVGIKGGKQDQYAATFGGFNFIEFHPELTVVNPLRLPAQTVWELEYSLVFAFVGGQHFSGHIIEKQQENYQKGQYDAVQAMDEIKAIAYEMKRALLRGHLQEFGALLDAAWQCKKRMAEGISNPHIDEVYQEAKKAGAIGGKVTGAGGGGFIFFYCDPYRRFAVQEALKKTGAQVVNLSFVEEGISAWTLNARALESKALVAK, encoded by the coding sequence ATGCAGATGATTATTCGAGCCCGTGCGCCTTTACGAATTAGCTTTGGGGGTGGGGGAACCGACGTCCCCCCCTACTGCGACGAACGTGGCGGGGTAGTGCTCTCGGCCACCATTAACCGCTATGCCCTGGCCTCGCTGGTCCCCGGTGGCGACCGTTTTAGCGTGCGCAGCATCGATTACGACCAGAGCATTGAGTACGGGATCCATGATTCCTTTGTCTTTGACGGCCAGCTCGACCTTGCCAAGGGGGTGCTCGAATACTTTCGGCGGACGCAGGGGCTCAAGGATGGCTTTGAAGTCGCGCTGCACAACGACGCCCCCCCAGGGTCGGGTTTGGGCTCTTCCTCGGCCATTACGGTAGCCCTGATCGGGGCCATCGCCGAGCATCTACGCCTCTCCCTGGATAAGTACCAGATCGCTGACCTGGCCTACCGTATTGAACGCCAGGACGTGGGCATCAAAGGCGGTAAGCAGGATCAGTACGCGGCCACTTTCGGCGGGTTTAACTTCATCGAGTTCCACCCCGAACTCACCGTGGTGAACCCCCTGCGGCTCCCGGCACAAACGGTCTGGGAACTCGAGTACAGCCTGGTCTTCGCCTTCGTGGGAGGGCAGCACTTCTCCGGGCACATCATCGAGAAGCAGCAGGAGAACTACCAGAAAGGCCAGTACGACGCGGTGCAGGCCATGGACGAGATCAAGGCCATCGCCTACGAGATGAAGCGGGCCCTGCTGCGGGGGCATCTCCAGGAGTTCGGCGCTCTCTTGGACGCCGCCTGGCAGTGCAAAAAGCGCATGGCCGAGGGCATCAGCAACCCCCATATAGACGAGGTATACCAGGAGGCCAAGAAGGCCGGGGCCATAGGCGGCAAGGTCACCGGCGCAGGCGGCGGTGGCTTTATATTCTTCTACTGCGATCCCTACCGCCGCTTTGCCGTGCAGGAAGCCCTCAAGAAGACCGGGGCCCAGGTGGTAAACCTGAGCTTCGTGGAGGAGGGCATCTCGGCTTGGACGCTCAACGCTCGCGCCCTCGAGTCTAAGGCCCTCGTCGCCAAATAG
- the gmhA gene encoding D-sedoheptulose 7-phosphate isomerase — MTQPATSVFDQAMDLHLEVARATRALAPQVAQAAQMMSECLRQGGQILFCGNGGSAADAQHLAAEFVGRFLKERRALPAQALSVNTSILTAIGNDYGYERVFARQVEAMGKPGDVLVGITTSGNSPNILAAALAARAAGLKVIGMTGEGGGKLAAFCDLLLAVPSQSTPRIQEMHILIGHSFCQMVEEALL, encoded by the coding sequence ATGACGCAACCCGCTACATCCGTGTTTGACCAAGCGATGGATCTTCACCTCGAGGTAGCGCGGGCCACCCGTGCCCTGGCTCCCCAAGTGGCCCAGGCCGCCCAGATGATGAGCGAGTGCTTACGCCAGGGGGGGCAGATCCTCTTCTGCGGTAACGGCGGCTCCGCCGCCGACGCGCAGCACCTTGCTGCCGAGTTTGTGGGCCGCTTCCTCAAGGAGCGCCGGGCCTTACCCGCCCAGGCCCTCAGCGTGAACACCTCGATTCTCACCGCCATCGGTAACGACTACGGTTACGAGAGGGTCTTCGCTCGGCAGGTTGAGGCCATGGGCAAACCCGGCGACGTTTTGGTGGGGATCACCACCAGCGGTAACAGCCCCAATATCCTCGCCGCTGCCTTAGCCGCCCGCGCCGCAGGCCTGAAGGTCATCGGCATGACCGGCGAGGGCGGGGGCAAGCTGGCGGCCTTTTGTGATTTGCTGCTGGCGGTTCCCTCCCAGAGCACCCCGCGCATCCAGGAGATGCATATCCTGATAGGCCACAGCTTCTGCCAGATGGTCGAGGAAGCCCTGCTTTAA
- the gmhB gene encoding D-glycero-beta-D-manno-heptose 1,7-bisphosphate 7-phosphatase, whose protein sequence is MGKPPRQAVILAGGLGTRLGALTRETPKPLLPVAGKPFLDYLLWNLKRHGFERVLFLLGYKAMRIIEHYGSGAGHGLADDAQRNTRLEVEYAVETEPMGTGGALRLAKDYLDERFLLLNGDTLFDFNYLDLALLEGPAAVALRRVPDTARYGRVRLEGNRIIGFGEKEGKGPGLINGGVHVLSRPAVELLPEGVSSLERDLFPRLVERGELLGKPYEGFFLDIGLPEAYTEAQKALPAWRKKPAVFLDRDGVLNHDEGYTHRPEQWRWTEGAVEAVKWLNDRGYLVLVITNQAGIARGYYTEEHFLQFTAWIHEQLRLAGAHLEATYYCPYHPQGLGPYRRDSEDRKPNPGMFLRAIADWQPDLSRSLAIGDKESDLQAAQAVGVRALRFAGGNLLRFVQDALSESGR, encoded by the coding sequence ATGGGCAAACCACCCAGACAAGCCGTGATCCTGGCCGGGGGCTTAGGCACCCGGCTGGGGGCTTTGACGCGAGAGACTCCCAAGCCGCTTCTTCCGGTGGCGGGTAAACCCTTTCTGGACTATCTGCTGTGGAACCTCAAGCGCCATGGCTTCGAGCGCGTCTTGTTCCTGCTCGGGTACAAGGCTATGCGGATCATCGAGCACTATGGTAGCGGAGCAGGCCACGGCCTCGCTGATGACGCGCAGCGAAACACACGCCTCGAGGTCGAGTACGCTGTCGAGACCGAGCCGATGGGCACGGGGGGTGCCTTACGGCTAGCCAAGGATTATCTGGACGAGCGCTTTCTTTTGCTCAATGGGGACACCCTGTTCGACTTCAACTACCTCGATCTGGCTTTGCTCGAAGGTCCCGCCGCCGTAGCCCTGCGCCGGGTACCGGACACGGCCCGCTACGGGCGGGTGCGGCTGGAGGGAAACCGGATCATCGGGTTTGGCGAGAAGGAAGGGAAAGGCCCCGGCTTGATCAATGGCGGGGTGCACGTGCTTTCGCGGCCAGCCGTGGAACTCCTGCCGGAAGGGGTGAGCTCGCTCGAGCGCGACCTCTTCCCCCGCCTCGTCGAGCGGGGGGAACTGCTGGGCAAGCCCTATGAGGGTTTCTTCCTGGACATCGGCCTACCCGAGGCCTATACCGAGGCCCAGAAGGCCCTCCCGGCTTGGCGAAAAAAACCGGCGGTGTTCCTCGACCGGGATGGGGTATTGAACCACGACGAGGGCTACACCCATCGTCCCGAGCAGTGGCGCTGGACCGAAGGGGCCGTAGAGGCGGTGAAGTGGCTCAATGACCGGGGGTATCTGGTCTTGGTCATAACCAACCAGGCGGGAATCGCGCGGGGCTACTATACCGAGGAACACTTTTTGCAGTTCACCGCTTGGATTCACGAACAGCTGCGCCTGGCCGGAGCGCACCTCGAGGCCACCTACTACTGCCCCTACCATCCCCAGGGCTTGGGTCCGTACCGCCGCGACTCGGAAGACCGCAAACCCAACCCCGGCATGTTCCTGCGGGCGATTGCCGATTGGCAGCCCGATCTATCGCGCAGCTTGGCCATTGGCGACAAGGAAAGCGATCTTCAGGCGGCGCAAGCGGTGGGGGTGCGGGCTTTGCGCTTTGCTGGGGGGAACCTGCTCAGGTTTGTGCAGGATGCTCTCAGTGAATCTGGGCGTTAG
- a CDS encoding glycosyltransferase family 4 protein: MRVGFFTYGMGQRLTGIGRYTVELTRALKAAEPGLEIVLLNPYPDSPLEWYREFETYPVPALQKVPAAASLGNWLLHRAALELQLDILHDPCGIAPFLIPTKAYRRVTTIHDAIPLVMPEVQPLATRLIFRTLVPLARYTADAIFTVSQHAALDLARHARLPQSKLFVAPNAVNPPLAISEAEVRAALERLGVIPPYFLAVGQLASRKNLPRLLEAFALLRRENPELSLAVVGPSTWKGHEIFQKARNLEGVTLTGFVSDSDLDALYYGALALVFPSLYEGFGIPALEAMAHGTPVLAARASALPEVVGEAGLLFDPTSVEAIAAAMRRIWQDKGLREELRRRGLERAKQYTWAETAGKTLEVYRNLSGGQAVRRGAYSEA; encoded by the coding sequence ATGCGGGTCGGATTTTTCACCTACGGGATGGGGCAGCGCCTCACGGGAATAGGCCGTTACACGGTGGAGCTGACCCGTGCCTTGAAAGCTGCTGAACCCGGCCTCGAGATCGTCCTGCTCAACCCCTACCCGGATTCTCCGCTAGAGTGGTATCGGGAGTTCGAGACCTACCCGGTTCCCGCATTGCAAAAGGTTCCCGCTGCGGCCAGCCTGGGTAATTGGCTGCTGCACCGGGCGGCGCTTGAACTCCAGCTCGACATACTCCACGACCCCTGCGGGATTGCCCCTTTCCTCATTCCGACTAAAGCCTACCGAAGGGTCACTACTATCCACGATGCGATTCCCTTGGTAATGCCTGAAGTCCAGCCCCTGGCGACGCGGCTAATTTTTCGCACCCTGGTTCCGCTGGCCCGGTACACCGCTGATGCTATCTTTACCGTGAGCCAACATGCTGCGCTAGACTTGGCCCGCCATGCCCGGCTACCCCAGAGCAAGCTCTTTGTAGCCCCCAACGCGGTGAACCCGCCCCTGGCGATCTCCGAAGCAGAGGTTCGGGCGGCACTCGAGCGGCTGGGGGTTATCCCCCCCTACTTTTTGGCGGTGGGCCAGCTGGCCTCCCGCAAAAACCTGCCCCGGCTGCTGGAGGCCTTCGCTCTTCTTCGGCGGGAGAACCCTGAGTTGAGCCTCGCTGTAGTGGGGCCGAGCACTTGGAAGGGCCACGAGATCTTCCAAAAAGCCCGAAACCTGGAGGGCGTGACTCTTACCGGTTTCGTTTCCGACTCGGATTTGGATGCGCTGTACTACGGGGCGCTGGCCTTGGTCTTTCCCTCGCTTTACGAAGGCTTTGGCATCCCCGCGCTTGAGGCCATGGCCCACGGAACTCCGGTCTTGGCCGCTCGTGCTAGCGCCTTACCAGAGGTGGTAGGCGAGGCTGGGTTACTCTTCGACCCGACATCGGTAGAGGCTATAGCCGCAGCAATGCGCCGAATCTGGCAGGATAAGGGTTTGCGTGAGGAACTTAGGAGGCGGGGGCTCGAGCGGGCCAAGCAGTACACTTGGGCTGAAACCGCTGGCAAAACCCTGGAGGTTTACCGGAATTTATCGGGTGGCCAGGCCGTGCGAAGAGGCGCATATTCGGAAGCTTAG
- a CDS encoding Ig-like domain-containing protein, with product MRRNAYISVSILLAIVVLLIVVAFAQGGDRTRPTLTLSNPPSGTNVTVGNVTVSGEASDDTGVTRLTYRLGANPEQEVKITPGTKIEFGFTINLKPGHNVIILSAYDAAGNRTSSTVTVSYTAAAALPLPGAWPSPTGAPPTLLQAYWINHYVTATDSQVEVKYMQYRPRQFDAGISLIRRAAEQSFAESRLDDPGPYRGWDVLILPGGGTYTGSTGKNLLELYLNRTARVGLVWYGNPDDLPSWMPNQGWTRGVDVKVDGKSYPVFLRTMGAGQQFLGGIERKSGRVYTVLLAEKDSKPSSPPPVPAGLEVPKPNTACPDWVHDQYMVKGFDGKMYRTWHPQIDPVYWCYFGHEHGSDPRMFAAFDKIAPAFGYVSQKANADEPHTGFKLFAYDDNQGHSWLIQFHIGTGGKGRLCTRFHEYNVWVANRQSGELLADLHFMTDTGPALNASATGTPDDPGKANTTRYKPEGCPDNLSIPMNNDQGRRRIPQIDRNGYETWQPSLPSTLGLFGGRGYNTDNPQTRCSTETDAQGNPTCNEVIKTKSDYDWGENRWFIIAEADANKGFGIDASTALATGVFYTDPKGLELRKPIDPDAVHQYIKPGLNIVHITGERWIPYDPWWVQYRAVPSGKVFFSGHNLEDSLRQPN from the coding sequence ATGCGGAGGAATGCTTATATATCGGTCTCAATTTTGCTGGCCATCGTGGTTTTGTTGATAGTCGTGGCCTTCGCCCAAGGTGGGGATCGCACCCGGCCTACCCTCACCTTGAGCAACCCGCCCAGCGGCACCAATGTTACCGTGGGGAACGTTACCGTGAGCGGGGAGGCCAGCGACGACACCGGCGTGACTCGCCTCACCTATCGCTTGGGCGCGAACCCCGAGCAGGAGGTAAAAATCACCCCCGGAACCAAAATAGAGTTTGGTTTTACCATAAACCTCAAGCCTGGTCACAACGTCATCATCCTGAGCGCTTACGATGCCGCCGGAAACCGCACCTCCAGCACCGTCACGGTGAGCTACACCGCGGCTGCGGCCTTGCCCTTACCCGGAGCCTGGCCCTCGCCCACGGGTGCTCCCCCAACCCTGTTGCAGGCGTACTGGATCAACCATTACGTGACCGCTACCGATAGCCAGGTAGAGGTCAAGTATATGCAGTACCGGCCCCGCCAATTTGATGCAGGAATAAGCCTGATTCGTCGGGCTGCGGAGCAGAGCTTTGCCGAATCTAGACTCGACGATCCCGGTCCCTATAGGGGTTGGGATGTGCTCATCTTGCCTGGAGGTGGTACCTACACTGGCTCAACGGGTAAAAATTTGCTCGAACTCTACCTCAACCGCACAGCTAGGGTTGGTCTTGTCTGGTATGGCAACCCCGATGACCTGCCCTCCTGGATGCCAAACCAGGGCTGGACACGCGGGGTGGATGTTAAGGTAGACGGCAAAAGTTACCCGGTTTTCCTGCGTACGATGGGGGCAGGGCAGCAATTTTTGGGGGGGATCGAGCGTAAGTCAGGGCGGGTATATACGGTGCTGCTGGCGGAGAAGGACAGCAAACCCTCCAGCCCCCCGCCGGTTCCCGCCGGGCTCGAGGTGCCCAAACCCAACACCGCCTGTCCCGATTGGGTGCACGACCAGTACATGGTCAAGGGCTTCGATGGGAAGATGTACCGCACCTGGCATCCCCAGATTGACCCGGTCTACTGGTGTTACTTCGGCCACGAACACGGCTCCGACCCGCGCATGTTCGCGGCCTTTGACAAAATCGCCCCGGCCTTCGGCTATGTAAGTCAAAAAGCCAATGCCGATGAACCCCATACCGGTTTTAAGCTCTTCGCCTACGACGACAACCAAGGGCATTCGTGGTTGATTCAGTTCCACATCGGTACAGGTGGTAAGGGCCGGCTTTGCACCCGCTTCCACGAATACAATGTGTGGGTAGCGAACCGACAAAGCGGTGAATTGTTGGCTGATCTGCACTTTATGACCGACACCGGCCCGGCTTTGAACGCCAGCGCCACCGGAACCCCGGACGACCCCGGCAAAGCCAACACCACCCGTTACAAACCCGAAGGGTGCCCGGACAATCTCAGCATCCCCATGAACAACGACCAGGGTCGCCGCCGGATTCCCCAGATTGATCGCAACGGCTACGAGACCTGGCAACCTAGCCTGCCCTCCACCTTGGGCCTCTTCGGCGGGCGCGGCTACAACACCGACAACCCCCAGACCCGCTGCTCCACCGAGACCGATGCTCAGGGCAATCCCACCTGCAATGAAGTGATCAAGACTAAATCCGACTATGATTGGGGCGAGAACCGCTGGTTTATCATCGCCGAGGCTGATGCCAACAAGGGCTTTGGCATTGATGCCAGCACCGCCCTAGCCACCGGGGTTTTCTACACCGATCCCAAGGGCCTCGAGCTACGCAAACCCATCGACCCCGACGCGGTGCACCAGTACATCAAACCCGGCTTGAACATCGTTCACATCACCGGGGAGCGCTGGATTCCCTATGACCCCTGGTGGGTGCAGTACCGAGCAGTACCCTCGGGCAAGGTGTTTTTCTCCGGGCATAACCTTGAAGACTCACTGCGCCAGCCCAACTGA